The following proteins are encoded in a genomic region of Cryptomeria japonica chromosome 11, Sugi_1.0, whole genome shotgun sequence:
- the LOC131860169 gene encoding uncharacterized protein LOC131860169 — translation MLDKLKRQSIPIDFYLDLLKKMQGLKQAGKSVKEYIEEFYRILITIGRCKANKEKVVHYINGLKPSIQEELSLVRMSTIEDAYQFSLKVEEKVNMRFESKKNGKGRGGKIDDSNSSQNQRGNNSYHPRDQNNRDKRGRGRGPRRGGFRGTCFQCGEGGHRAYDCPQHQRRKNRRPKGNVRVTHVDEDAKSSHSEDAKKG, via the coding sequence ATGTTGGACAAATTGAAGAGACAATCCATTCCTATTGACTTTTATCTTGATTTGTTGAAAAAGATGCAAGGGTTGAAGCAAGCAGGAAAATCTGTTAAAGAGTATATAGAAGAATTCTATCGAATTCTGATTACAATAGGCCGTTGTAAGGCCAACAAGGAGAAAGTTGTCCATTACATAAATGGGTTGAAGCCGAGtattcaagaagagttgagtttggtAAGAATGTCTACCATTGAAGATGCGTATCAATTTTCTTTAAAGGTAGAAGAGAAGGTAAACATGAGATTTGAGAGCAAGAAAAATGGAAAAGGTCGTGGTGGAAAGATTGATGACTCTAATAGCAGTCAAAATCAAAGGGGAAATAATTCCTACCATCCTCGTGATCAAAATAATAGAGATAAAAGAGGAAGAGGACGAGGACCAAGAAGAGGAGGCTTtcgtggaacatgtttccaatgtgGAGAAGGAGGTCATAGAGCCTATGACTGTCCCCAACATCAAAGGAGGAAAAATAGAAGACCTAAGGGTAATGTGCGAGTTACCCATGTAGATGAAGATGCTAAGTCATCACATTCTGAAGATGCAAAGAAAGGATAG